A stretch of Acidimicrobiales bacterium DNA encodes these proteins:
- a CDS encoding VTT domain-containing protein, whose product MSTLLSPNHLIETFGTIGLLAVIFAESGLLIGFFLPGDSLLFTAGLLASQGKLNLGVIIVGCCAAAVLGDQVGYQFGARVGPALFRRQDSRLFKQEYVEQAQGYFDRYGSRTIVLARFVPVVRTFAPIVAGIGTMKWRTFAAYNLVGGVAWAAGVIVAGDILGDTVPSIDKYLLPVILLIIALSGIPVGLEILRARRGNGDNSRQIHG is encoded by the coding sequence ATGTCCACGCTTCTTAGCCCGAATCACCTGATCGAGACGTTCGGGACAATCGGGTTGCTGGCGGTGATTTTCGCCGAATCGGGCCTCCTGATCGGCTTCTTCCTGCCCGGCGACTCGCTGCTGTTCACCGCGGGACTGCTCGCCAGCCAAGGCAAACTCAACCTGGGCGTCATCATCGTCGGGTGCTGCGCCGCCGCGGTGCTGGGAGACCAGGTGGGCTACCAATTCGGGGCGCGGGTCGGCCCGGCGCTGTTCCGGCGTCAGGATTCGCGCCTGTTCAAACAGGAGTACGTCGAGCAGGCGCAGGGCTACTTCGACCGCTACGGCAGCCGCACCATCGTGTTGGCGCGCTTCGTCCCGGTCGTGCGCACGTTCGCGCCGATCGTGGCCGGCATCGGCACGATGAAGTGGCGCACGTTCGCCGCCTACAACCTCGTGGGCGGTGTCGCCTGGGCCGCGGGCGTCATCGTCGCCGGTGACATCCTCGGCGACACCGTCCCGAGTATCGACAAGTACCTCCTGCCGGTGATCCTGCTGATCATTGCGCTCTCCGGGATCCCGGTCGGGCTCGAGATCCTGCGCGCCCGGCGCGGCAACGGGGATAACTCGCGGCAAATCCACGGTTAA
- a CDS encoding metal-dependent transcriptional regulator, with amino-acid sequence MDAELTQSDLTQSERETLKAIYRATRTAPDAHTGVLADALGVAPGTVTATVKKLADRGLVDHRPYRGVELTPMGRQIAVATIRRHRIVERFLSDMLGYAWNDASGLAGSFEHDLPQEVEDRLYIALNRPATCPHGFPIPEPETAEIPVLPPLYALEPGETAIVAVPGSTDPAVIDFLDTLGLRPGVRVRVREKHPFDGPLVLEVEGEDRTVGERIARQIFVTRDESSTKGNTKNRKETA; translated from the coding sequence ATGGACGCCGAGCTCACTCAGTCTGACCTGACGCAGTCCGAGCGCGAGACCCTCAAGGCCATCTACCGGGCCACGCGGACCGCGCCTGACGCGCATACCGGTGTACTCGCCGACGCCCTCGGCGTGGCCCCCGGCACGGTCACCGCGACCGTGAAGAAGCTCGCCGATCGCGGCCTCGTCGACCACCGTCCCTACCGCGGCGTCGAACTGACGCCAATGGGCCGCCAGATCGCCGTGGCGACGATCCGTCGCCACCGCATCGTCGAGCGCTTCTTGTCCGACATGCTGGGCTACGCCTGGAACGACGCCTCCGGGCTCGCCGGCTCGTTCGAGCACGACCTGCCCCAGGAGGTCGAGGACCGGCTCTACATCGCCCTCAACCGTCCGGCGACGTGCCCGCACGGCTTCCCCATTCCCGAGCCCGAGACGGCCGAAATTCCCGTGCTGCCGCCGCTGTATGCCCTCGAGCCCGGTGAGACGGCGATCGTCGCCGTGCCCGGCTCGACCGATCCGGCAGTCATCGACTTCCTCGACACGCTCGGCCTGCGGCCGGGCGTGCGCGTGCGGGTGCGCGAGAAGCACCCCTTCGACGGTCCGCTCGTCCTCGAAGTCGAGGGCGAGGACCGCACCGTGGGCGAGCGCATCGCCCGTCAGATCTTCGTCACCCGTGACGAGTCGTCAACCAAAGGCAACACCAAAAACAGAAAGGAAACAGCGTGA
- a CDS encoding sodium-translocating pyrophosphatase — MSALLAAEGGYQAFTLKGGEFAVLAFSGATAILAILVGFALMRGVLAADQGTPTMIEIATAIQEGAWAYLKRQFRTIGIILVPVAAVVFFTSTKVVKPDHTVALSFVQSATFRTVAFVLGGLASALAGYIGMTLATRGNVRTAAAARNGSMKDALKVAFRTGGVAGMFTVGLGLLGATAIIAIFQNTSSAILVGFGFGGSLLALFLRVGGGIFTKAADVGADLVGKVEAGIPEDDPRNPATIADNVGDNVGDCAGMAADLFESYEVTLVASIILGVAAFHSVHMNPALGLVFPVAARAIGVVASIAGVYAVRAKEGETNALKPINRGFLTAGILTVIGTLALAIGYVKNYYVDSAGAHHTNNVGWKCFFAVVIGLVLAQLVSRLTEYFTGTHYGPVQEIARSARTGPATTVLAGTSAGLESSVYAIIAIAVALGAAIGLGGGNLQLSLYLVALCGMGMLATTGVIVSEDTFGPVADNAAGIAEMSGEFEGDAERIMVSLDAVGNTTKAVTKGFAIGSAVIAAVALFSSFIETSASELGIKPALNDARGVFDKLPLQINVADPKTFIGLLVGGSIAFMFSALAIRAVGRTAGVVVQEVRRQFADGGIMAGTKRPDYGPVIDICTAASLRELATPALLAVLTPAIIGFGIGFQALGAFLAAVILTGQLMANYLSNAGGAWDNAKKFIEDGNEGGKGSEAHKAAVIGDTVGDPFKDTAGPALNPLIKVMNLVSLLMLPAIISLRHNDGARFSIAGAGLVVLIGAIAFSKREAEAMGGDSTPTAAASGSTHHGLDAALDLVKESIGLDTDEQPTVLPTRARSATATKKAPAKKAAAKKAPAAKKAPAKKAPAKKAVR; from the coding sequence GTGAGCGCATTGCTTGCCGCTGAAGGGGGCTACCAGGCCTTCACCCTCAAGGGTGGAGAGTTTGCTGTGCTCGCCTTCTCGGGCGCGACCGCGATCCTCGCAATCCTCGTCGGCTTTGCCCTGATGCGCGGCGTCCTCGCCGCCGACCAGGGAACACCGACGATGATCGAGATCGCCACCGCGATCCAGGAGGGCGCGTGGGCGTACCTCAAGCGTCAGTTCCGCACGATCGGGATCATTCTGGTGCCGGTCGCCGCCGTCGTGTTCTTCACGTCGACCAAAGTCGTGAAGCCCGACCACACCGTCGCGCTGAGCTTCGTGCAGTCGGCGACGTTCCGCACCGTGGCCTTCGTGCTCGGCGGCCTCGCCTCGGCGCTGGCTGGCTACATCGGCATGACGCTCGCCACCCGCGGCAACGTCCGCACGGCCGCCGCGGCCCGCAACGGGTCGATGAAGGACGCCCTCAAGGTGGCCTTCCGCACCGGCGGCGTGGCCGGCATGTTCACCGTCGGCCTCGGCCTGCTCGGTGCGACCGCCATCATCGCCATCTTCCAGAACACCAGCTCGGCGATCCTCGTCGGCTTCGGTTTCGGTGGTTCGCTGCTGGCGCTGTTCCTGCGCGTCGGTGGCGGCATCTTCACCAAGGCGGCCGACGTCGGTGCCGACCTCGTCGGCAAGGTCGAAGCCGGCATCCCCGAAGACGACCCGCGTAACCCGGCCACCATCGCCGACAACGTGGGCGACAACGTCGGCGACTGCGCCGGCATGGCCGCCGACCTCTTCGAGTCCTACGAGGTCACCCTCGTCGCCTCGATCATCCTCGGCGTGGCCGCGTTCCACTCGGTGCACATGAACCCGGCCCTCGGCCTGGTCTTCCCCGTCGCCGCCCGCGCCATCGGCGTCGTTGCTTCGATCGCCGGCGTGTACGCCGTGCGGGCCAAGGAGGGCGAGACCAACGCCCTGAAGCCGATCAACCGCGGCTTCCTCACCGCCGGCATTCTCACCGTCATCGGCACCCTGGCGCTCGCCATCGGCTACGTGAAGAACTACTACGTCGACTCGGCCGGTGCGCACCACACGAACAACGTCGGCTGGAAGTGCTTCTTCGCCGTCGTCATCGGCCTCGTGCTCGCCCAGCTCGTCAGCCGCCTCACGGAGTACTTCACGGGTACGCACTACGGCCCGGTGCAGGAGATCGCGCGGTCGGCTCGCACCGGTCCCGCGACCACTGTCCTGGCCGGTACGTCGGCGGGTCTCGAGTCGTCGGTGTACGCCATCATCGCCATCGCCGTCGCCCTGGGCGCCGCGATCGGCCTCGGCGGCGGCAACCTCCAGCTGTCGCTGTACCTCGTCGCCCTGTGCGGCATGGGCATGCTCGCCACGACGGGCGTCATCGTGTCGGAAGACACCTTCGGCCCGGTCGCCGACAACGCGGCGGGCATCGCCGAGATGTCGGGCGAGTTCGAAGGCGACGCCGAGCGCATCATGGTGAGCCTCGACGCCGTCGGTAACACGACCAAGGCCGTCACAAAGGGCTTCGCTATCGGCTCGGCGGTCATCGCCGCCGTGGCGCTGTTCTCGTCGTTCATCGAGACCTCGGCGAGCGAGCTCGGCATCAAGCCGGCGCTCAACGACGCCCGCGGCGTGTTCGACAAGCTGCCGCTCCAGATCAACGTGGCCGATCCCAAGACCTTTATCGGTCTCCTCGTCGGTGGCTCGATCGCCTTCATGTTCTCGGCGCTCGCCATCCGCGCCGTCGGCCGCACCGCCGGCGTCGTGGTGCAAGAAGTGCGTCGCCAGTTCGCCGACGGCGGCATCATGGCCGGTACCAAGCGTCCCGACTACGGCCCCGTCATCGACATCTGCACCGCCGCCTCGCTGCGCGAGCTCGCCACCCCGGCGCTGCTCGCCGTGCTGACGCCCGCCATCATCGGCTTCGGCATCGGCTTCCAGGCGCTCGGTGCGTTCCTGGCCGCAGTCATCCTCACCGGTCAGCTGATGGCGAACTACCTGTCGAACGCCGGTGGCGCGTGGGACAACGCCAAGAAGTTCATCGAAGACGGCAACGAAGGCGGAAAGGGCTCCGAAGCCCACAAGGCCGCCGTCATCGGCGACACCGTCGGCGACCCGTTCAAGGACACCGCCGGCCCGGCGCTCAACCCGCTGATCAAGGTCATGAACCTGGTATCGCTGCTGATGCTCCCGGCGATCATCTCGCTGCGGCACAACGACGGCGCCCGCTTCAGCATCGCCGGCGCGGGCCTCGTCGTGCTCATCGGCGCCATCGCCTTCTCGAAGCGTGAGGCCGAAGCGATGGGCGGCGACTCGACCCCGACCGCGGCTGCGAGTGGATCCACGCACCACGGCCTCGACGCCGCGCTCGACCTCGTCAAGGAGTCGATCGGTCTCGACACGGACGAGCAGCCGACCGTCCTGCCCACCCGGGCGCGCTCGGCGACGGCTACCAAGAAGGCTCCGGCCAAGAAGGCCGCCGCCAAGAAGGCTCCCGCGGCCAAGAAGGCTCCGGCCAAGAAGGCTCCGGCCAAGAAGGCCGTCCGCTAA
- a CDS encoding MFS transporter, with translation MAEPDASPKGKGVLSIKPFRRMWSASLVSSFGDWIGLVAITALAQRVSKGTGEGAVALVLSARLLPGFFLGPLAGVVLDRFDRRRVMLICDIGRALVFAFLPFVDTVLGLFFASLFLEALSIGWSSAKEATVPNLVPTAQLAGANSASVAAAYGTFPLGSLAFSLLAALSAPLGRIGPLHALRVNKESLALWADGFTFIASFFLVRSVEFPKRERIHVDGAEQNVFRDLRDGWKYIGTNSRVRSVLLGLAAGLFGGGMLVPLGATFATKDLGGGPAGFGALISALGFGVAISVIGLSLLQARLKPEPMFIGSLFVAAACISLGATASSMTPAVLWVGGLGLCAGGVYVLGFTIIQTNVEDELRGRVFATLYAMIRVVVLASFTVAPIMSRLLGSLASTIGFHVSGVRVALWAAAGIISLAGLGSVLSLRDSMSARERHPTSNATT, from the coding sequence GTGGCTGAGCCGGACGCGTCGCCCAAGGGGAAGGGCGTTCTGTCGATCAAGCCGTTCCGGCGGATGTGGTCCGCTTCGCTGGTTTCGAGCTTCGGTGACTGGATCGGCCTCGTGGCGATCACGGCGCTGGCCCAGCGCGTTTCGAAGGGCACCGGCGAAGGTGCAGTGGCCTTGGTGCTCTCCGCCCGCCTGCTACCGGGCTTCTTCCTCGGTCCGCTGGCGGGCGTCGTGCTCGACCGCTTCGACCGGCGCCGCGTCATGCTCATCTGCGACATCGGGCGGGCGCTCGTGTTCGCGTTCTTGCCCTTCGTCGATACCGTGCTCGGGCTGTTCTTCGCGTCGCTGTTTCTCGAGGCGCTTTCGATCGGCTGGTCGTCGGCCAAAGAGGCGACGGTGCCGAATCTCGTTCCGACGGCGCAGCTCGCCGGGGCCAACTCGGCGTCGGTCGCCGCCGCCTACGGAACGTTCCCACTTGGCAGCCTCGCGTTCTCATTGCTGGCCGCGCTGTCGGCGCCCCTCGGGCGGATCGGTCCGCTGCACGCGTTGCGCGTCAACAAGGAGTCGCTGGCGCTGTGGGCCGACGGCTTTACGTTCATCGCTTCGTTCTTCTTGGTGCGATCAGTCGAGTTCCCCAAGCGCGAGCGCATCCACGTCGACGGCGCCGAGCAGAACGTGTTCCGCGACCTGCGCGACGGCTGGAAGTACATCGGTACGAACTCGCGTGTGCGTTCGGTGCTGCTGGGCCTCGCCGCGGGACTGTTCGGGGGCGGCATGCTCGTGCCTCTCGGCGCCACCTTCGCCACGAAGGACCTCGGCGGTGGTCCCGCCGGATTCGGCGCGCTGATCTCCGCCCTCGGTTTCGGCGTGGCGATCAGCGTGATCGGCCTGTCGCTGCTCCAGGCGCGGCTCAAGCCCGAGCCCATGTTCATCGGTTCGCTGTTCGTGGCCGCGGCGTGCATCTCGCTCGGCGCGACGGCGTCGTCGATGACGCCGGCGGTGTTGTGGGTCGGTGGGCTCGGGCTGTGCGCCGGCGGCGTGTACGTGCTGGGCTTCACGATCATCCAGACGAACGTCGAGGACGAGTTGCGCGGGCGCGTATTCGCGACGCTCTACGCGATGATCCGCGTGGTGGTGCTGGCGTCGTTCACGGTCGCACCGATCATGAGCCGCCTGCTCGGATCGCTGGCGTCGACCATCGGGTTCCACGTATCGGGTGTCCGGGTGGCGCTGTGGGCCGCCGCCGGCATCATCAGCCTCGCCGGGTTGGGATCGGTGCTGTCGTTGCGCGACTCGATGTCGGCGCGCGAGCGGCACCCCACGTCCAACGCGACGACGTGA
- a CDS encoding homogentisate 1,2-dioxygenase has protein sequence MFYRRVGLVPPKRHTVHHDADGTRLLEELMGQEGFSDDSSLLYHRRSPSALVSVDHLDDGRPPLRPLHPVAPIHLRTPRVETGTDPVLGRRLLLGNDDVRVCVAWADATSPLYRDAVGDQLVYVQSGACVLESVFGTTHVRDGDYLVVPRGVAHRWSLDGPVELLILESSGHIRPPRKYLSAAGQFLEHAPYCERDIRPPVGPHVAAGEGQVDVIVRTRSGLTRHCHAHHPFDVVGWDGGLYPWALSIHDFEPIVGSLHQPPPVHQTFEGPNFVVCSFVPRLFDFHPDAVKIPYFHSNVDSDEMLFYSQGNFMSRGSAGIEQRSITLHPGGFVHGPQPGSYERSVDATRTEEVAVMLDTFRPLHITDTALAVSDASYLTSWTR, from the coding sequence ATGTTCTATCGACGCGTCGGCCTCGTGCCACCGAAGCGGCACACCGTGCACCACGACGCCGACGGCACGCGCCTGCTCGAAGAACTGATGGGCCAGGAAGGCTTCTCCGACGACTCGTCGCTGCTCTATCACCGGCGTTCGCCGAGTGCGCTCGTGTCGGTCGACCATCTCGACGACGGCCGTCCCCCGCTGCGACCGTTGCATCCGGTCGCCCCGATCCACCTGCGCACGCCGCGCGTGGAAACCGGCACCGATCCGGTCCTCGGCCGCCGCCTACTCCTGGGCAACGACGACGTGCGGGTGTGCGTGGCGTGGGCCGACGCCACAAGCCCGCTGTACCGCGACGCCGTCGGCGACCAACTCGTCTACGTGCAGTCGGGCGCGTGCGTGCTCGAGTCGGTCTTCGGCACCACGCACGTGCGCGACGGCGACTACCTCGTCGTGCCGCGTGGCGTCGCGCACCGCTGGTCGCTCGACGGCCCGGTCGAGTTGCTGATCTTGGAGTCGAGCGGGCACATCCGCCCACCGCGCAAATACCTCTCGGCCGCCGGCCAGTTCCTCGAGCACGCGCCGTACTGCGAGCGCGACATCCGTCCGCCGGTCGGCCCGCACGTCGCGGCGGGCGAAGGCCAGGTCGACGTGATCGTGCGGACACGCTCGGGGCTGACGCGGCACTGCCACGCGCACCATCCCTTCGACGTCGTCGGCTGGGACGGCGGCCTGTATCCGTGGGCGCTGTCGATCCACGACTTCGAACCGATCGTCGGCTCGTTGCACCAACCGCCGCCGGTGCACCAGACCTTCGAAGGGCCGAACTTCGTCGTGTGCTCGTTCGTGCCGCGGCTGTTCGACTTCCATCCCGACGCGGTGAAGATCCCGTACTTCCACAGCAACGTCGACTCCGACGAGATGCTCTTCTACTCGCAGGGCAACTTCATGAGCCGCGGCAGCGCCGGCATCGAGCAACGCTCGATCACGCTGCACCCCGGCGGCTTCGTCCACGGGCCGCAGCCGGGAAGCTACGAGCGCTCGGTCGACGCCACCCGCACCGAAGAAGTGGCAGTGATGCTCGACACCTTCCGTCCGCTGCACATCACCGACACGGCCCTTGCCGTGAGCGACGCGAGCTATCTCACGAGCTGGACGCGCTAG
- the tmk gene encoding dTMP kinase, translated as MTGRLIAFEGGEGSGKSTQAALLAERLGARLTREPGGTPLGEKIRSVVLDPSSGVVDPRAEALLMAAARAQHVAEVIEPALARGETVVTDRYIGSSLAYQGHGHGLSVEELVQLSHWATDGRPADVSVLLTVPADVAAERMRRPVDRMERLGKKFHRRVNEGFVALAGAAPDHWVVVDGVGSIEEVAQRVNDAYDAWVKAQ; from the coding sequence GTGACCGGCCGGCTCATCGCCTTCGAGGGCGGCGAGGGGTCCGGCAAGTCGACCCAGGCGGCGTTGCTGGCGGAACGACTCGGGGCGCGCCTGACGCGTGAGCCGGGCGGCACACCGCTGGGGGAGAAGATCCGCTCGGTCGTGCTCGACCCCTCGAGCGGGGTTGTGGACCCGCGCGCCGAGGCGCTGCTGATGGCCGCCGCGCGCGCCCAGCACGTCGCCGAGGTGATCGAGCCGGCGCTGGCGCGCGGCGAGACGGTCGTCACCGATCGCTACATCGGATCGTCGCTGGCGTATCAGGGCCACGGTCACGGGTTGTCGGTGGAGGAACTGGTGCAGCTGTCGCACTGGGCGACTGACGGACGGCCGGCCGACGTGTCGGTGCTGTTGACGGTGCCGGCCGACGTGGCCGCCGAACGCATGCGCCGGCCCGTCGACCGCATGGAGCGGTTGGGCAAGAAGTTCCATCGCCGGGTCAACGAGGGGTTCGTGGCGCTGGCGGGCGCCGCGCCGGACCACTGGGTGGTCGTCGACGGCGTCGGTTCGATCGAGGAAGTCGCTCAGCGCGTGAACGACGCCTACGACGCGTGGGTGAAGGCGCAGTGA
- a CDS encoding cyclase family protein translates to MTDLPSYDELPNGDSWHLWPGNEVYGTLNLLTPERVRAAAALVQTGDTFALNWDMELPDPPLFGRGSFEHEIVAGTTHRDDVLHHWNTQSSSQWDGLRHVFHPTRGNYGGIPDEAHGIHFWAQRGIVGRGVLVDIGRWREANGTPLRLDRNDPIETEELDACLAAQGVTLEPGDVLLLRTGWIEWYESMTAEERVTYSQDYSTPGIRPGRKTAAWLWNQHIAAIGADNPAVEVMPHEPELTLEQRRAGWADEENRGELFGHIHFLPLLGIPLGEMFNLGALAAACAADGRYACMFTSAPLNLRHGVASPPNALAIR, encoded by the coding sequence ATGACGGACCTGCCCTCCTACGACGAACTCCCCAACGGCGACTCCTGGCACCTGTGGCCGGGCAACGAGGTGTACGGCACGCTCAACCTCCTGACCCCTGAGCGCGTCCGCGCCGCGGCAGCGCTCGTGCAGACCGGCGACACGTTCGCCCTCAACTGGGACATGGAGCTGCCGGACCCGCCGCTGTTCGGCCGGGGTTCGTTCGAGCACGAGATCGTCGCCGGGACGACGCACCGCGACGACGTGTTGCACCACTGGAACACGCAGTCCTCGTCGCAGTGGGACGGCCTGCGCCACGTCTTCCACCCGACGCGGGGCAACTACGGCGGCATCCCCGACGAAGCGCACGGGATCCACTTCTGGGCGCAACGCGGCATCGTCGGCCGCGGCGTGCTCGTCGACATCGGCCGGTGGCGGGAAGCCAACGGCACGCCGCTGCGCCTCGACCGCAACGACCCGATCGAAACCGAAGAGCTCGACGCTTGCCTCGCGGCCCAGGGCGTCACCCTTGAACCAGGCGACGTGCTACTGCTGCGCACCGGTTGGATCGAGTGGTACGAGTCGATGACCGCCGAAGAACGAGTGACGTACTCGCAGGACTACTCGACGCCCGGCATCCGCCCCGGACGCAAGACCGCTGCGTGGTTGTGGAACCAGCACATCGCCGCCATCGGCGCGGACAATCCCGCCGTGGAGGTCATGCCCCACGAGCCCGAACTGACGCTCGAGCAGCGCCGGGCCGGCTGGGCCGACGAGGAGAACCGCGGCGAGCTGTTCGGCCACATCCACTTCCTGCCGCTGCTCGGCATACCGCTCGGCGAGATGTTCAACCTCGGCGCACTGGCGGCGGCCTGCGCGGCGGACGGCCGCTACGCCTGCATGTTCACCTCGGCGCCGCTCAACCTGCGCCACGGCGTCGCCAGTCCCCCGAACGCCCTGGCGATCCGCTAG
- the topA gene encoding type I DNA topoisomerase encodes MPKPLVIVESPSKARTIAGILGNDFIVESSVGHIRDLPRSAKEIPEAYKKEKWSRDGVDVENDFKPLYVVPEQKKSVVRELKALVKDASEIYLATDEDREGEAISWHLLETLSPRVPVKRMVFHEITRAAIEEAVAHPRDLDMAMVDAQETRRILDRLYGWRLIEVLRRKGPGGATAGRVQSPAIRLLVERERARMAFRSANYWDIEAVFRKDDAAFKAGLLSVDGRRLADGKDFDATTGRLTADRLLLDEVSARALADRLYGVPVTVRSVEDKPYKSSPKPPFITSTLQQAGNNQLGMTAQRTMRAAQSLYEAGFITYMRTDSTTLSEQAISAARRTATDLFGADYVPDAPRQYTKKVKNAQEAHEAIRPAGETFRHPDEVRGQVDADQARVYELIWKRTVASQMADARGHTVSVRLQAVTGQGEDCEFSASGRIITFPGHRAVYVEHAEPADGDDEERVLPPLAEGDTVSGESYLPQGHDTKPPARFTEASLIRELEERGIGRPSTYASIINTILSESKGFAFKKGNALVPTWAAFAVVQILEQHFGQYVDYQFTADMEEDLDKIAARQEERVPWLNNFYFGDGAGLKPMVDSAMDDIDAAAVNSIKLGETDDGKPVVVRVGKYGPYLQVGEENGPSIPPDLPPDELTVERALELFRAPSADRELGTDPGSGLVVFAKNGKYGPYVQLGEIEVDAKGKAKNKPKTASLFSTMTLERITLDDALQLLSLPREVGVDPADGEMITAQNGRYGPYLTKGNDSRSLENEEQIFSITLDQAIAIYAQPKQWGRRGAPKPPLATFGNDPISGRPMVVKDGRFGPYVTDGETNATIPAGVAIETLTEERAIELLAEKRAKGPAPKKAAAKKTAAQKKAPRKAPAKRASAKK; translated from the coding sequence ATGCCTAAGCCCCTCGTCATCGTGGAGTCGCCGTCCAAGGCGCGAACCATCGCCGGAATCCTCGGCAACGACTTCATCGTGGAGTCGTCGGTCGGCCACATCCGCGACCTGCCGCGCTCGGCCAAGGAGATCCCCGAGGCGTACAAGAAGGAGAAGTGGTCCCGCGACGGCGTCGACGTCGAGAACGACTTCAAGCCGCTCTACGTCGTGCCCGAGCAGAAGAAGTCGGTCGTGCGGGAACTGAAGGCGTTGGTGAAAGACGCCAGCGAGATCTACCTCGCCACCGACGAAGACCGCGAGGGCGAGGCGATCAGCTGGCACCTGCTCGAGACGCTGTCGCCGCGCGTGCCGGTCAAGCGCATGGTCTTCCACGAGATCACCCGGGCTGCCATCGAAGAAGCCGTCGCCCATCCCCGCGACCTCGACATGGCGATGGTCGACGCCCAAGAGACGCGGCGCATCCTCGACCGTCTCTACGGCTGGCGCCTGATCGAAGTGCTCCGGCGTAAGGGACCGGGCGGGGCGACGGCTGGGCGCGTCCAGAGCCCGGCGATCCGTCTGCTCGTGGAGCGGGAGCGGGCGCGCATGGCGTTCCGCTCGGCCAACTACTGGGACATCGAGGCGGTGTTCCGCAAGGACGACGCCGCCTTCAAGGCGGGGCTCCTGTCGGTCGACGGGCGGCGCCTCGCCGACGGCAAGGACTTCGACGCCACGACGGGTCGGCTCACCGCCGATCGGTTGCTGCTCGACGAGGTCTCGGCGCGGGCGTTGGCCGATCGTCTCTACGGCGTGCCCGTCACCGTTCGCAGCGTCGAGGACAAGCCCTACAAGAGCTCGCCCAAGCCGCCGTTCATCACCTCGACGCTCCAGCAGGCCGGCAACAACCAACTGGGGATGACCGCGCAGCGCACGATGCGCGCCGCCCAGAGCCTGTACGAGGCCGGCTTCATCACCTACATGCGCACGGACTCGACGACGCTGTCGGAACAGGCGATATCTGCCGCCCGCCGCACCGCCACCGACCTGTTCGGGGCGGACTACGTGCCCGACGCGCCGCGGCAGTACACGAAGAAGGTCAAGAACGCGCAGGAGGCGCACGAGGCGATCCGTCCGGCGGGCGAAACGTTCCGCCATCCCGACGAGGTGCGCGGGCAAGTCGACGCCGACCAGGCGCGGGTCTACGAGCTGATCTGGAAGCGCACCGTGGCGTCGCAGATGGCCGACGCCCGCGGCCACACCGTGTCGGTGCGGCTCCAGGCGGTCACGGGGCAGGGCGAGGACTGCGAGTTCTCCGCCAGCGGCCGCATCATCACCTTCCCCGGCCACCGGGCCGTCTACGTCGAGCACGCCGAGCCGGCCGACGGCGACGACGAGGAGCGGGTGCTGCCGCCGCTCGCCGAGGGCGACACGGTGTCGGGCGAGTCGTACCTGCCGCAGGGCCACGACACCAAGCCGCCGGCGCGCTTCACCGAGGCGTCGCTCATCCGCGAGCTCGAAGAGCGCGGCATCGGCCGGCCCTCGACGTACGCGTCGATCATCAACACGATCCTGAGCGAGAGCAAAGGCTTCGCCTTCAAGAAGGGCAACGCGCTTGTGCCGACGTGGGCGGCGTTCGCCGTCGTGCAGATCCTCGAACAGCACTTCGGCCAGTACGTCGACTACCAGTTCACCGCCGACATGGAAGAAGACCTGGACAAGATCGCGGCGCGCCAAGAAGAGCGCGTGCCGTGGCTGAACAACTTCTACTTCGGGGACGGCGCCGGCCTGAAGCCCATGGTCGACAGCGCCATGGACGACATCGACGCCGCCGCGGTCAACAGCATCAAGCTCGGCGAAACCGACGACGGCAAACCCGTCGTGGTGCGTGTCGGCAAGTACGGCCCCTACCTCCAGGTGGGCGAAGAGAACGGACCGTCGATCCCGCCCGACCTGCCGCCCGACGAGCTCACCGTCGAGCGCGCCCTCGAATTGTTCCGGGCGCCGTCCGCGGATCGCGAGCTCGGCACCGATCCCGGCAGCGGGCTCGTGGTGTTCGCCAAGAACGGCAAGTACGGGCCCTACGTGCAGCTCGGCGAGATCGAGGTCGACGCCAAGGGCAAGGCGAAGAACAAGCCGAAGACGGCGTCGCTGTTCTCCACGATGACCCTCGAGCGCATCACCCTCGACGACGCGCTGCAGTTGCTGTCGCTGCCCCGCGAAGTCGGTGTCGATCCGGCCGACGGCGAAATGATCACGGCGCAGAACGGCCGCTACGGGCCGTACCTGACGAAGGGCAACGACAGCCGGTCGCTCGAGAACGAAGAGCAGATTTTCTCGATCACGCTCGACCAGGCGATCGCCATCTACGCCCAGCCCAAACAGTGGGGCCGGCGGGGTGCTCCCAAGCCACCGCTGGCGACGTTCGGCAACGACCCGATCAGCGGCCGGCCGATGGTGGTCAAGGACGGCCGGTTCGGTCCGTACGTGACCGACGGCGAGACCAACGCCACCATTCCCGCCGGTGTCGCCATCGAGACGCTCACCGAGGAGCGCGCCATCGAGCTGCTGGCGGAAAAGCGCGCAAAGGGCCCAGCGCCGAAGAAAGCCGCCGCCAAGAAGACGGCGGCCCAAAAGAAGGCTCCGCGCAAGGCGCCGGCCAAGAGGGCATCCGCCAAGAAGTAG